One window of the Epinephelus moara isolate mb chromosome 22, YSFRI_EMoa_1.0, whole genome shotgun sequence genome contains the following:
- the galr1a gene encoding galanin receptor type 1 produces the protein MELQVENQSQPFNTNTVRLPAKPILEMGVDNFISLLIFGLIFILGVLGNTMVITVLARSKPGQPRSTTNIFILNLSVADLSYLLFCVPFQSTIYMLPTWVLGAFICKFIHYFFTVSMLVSIFTLSAMSVDRYVAIVHARKSSSIRVGRHAMLGVVLIWILSLVMAAPVAHYQSIVEREDNNTFCWEVWPDHQRKVYVMCTFVFGYLLPLTLISVCYAKVLNHLRKKLKNVSKKSELSKRKTAQTVLVVVVVFCLSWLPHHIVHLWVEFGSFPLNQASFVFRMLAHCLAYSNSSVNPIIYAFLSENFRKSYKQVFWCRLPSKCPVNDTRELRSRMETAPSTNISVAYKGHESQISKML, from the exons ATGGAGCTACAGGTGGAAAACCAAAGTCAGCCTTTCAACACCAACACTGTGAGGCTGCCAGCTAAACCTATCCTGGAGATGGGTGTAGATAACTTTATTTCTCTCCTGATATTTGGACTTATTTTCATCCTCGGTGTGCTTGGGAACACCATGGTGATCACGGTGCTGGCGCGCAGCAAACCGGGACAACCGAGGAGCACAACCAACATCTTCATCCTCAACCTGAGCGTGGCGGACCTGTCCTACCTCCTCTTCTGCGTCCCTTTCCAGTCCACCATCTACATGCTGCCCACATGGGTGCTGGGAGCGTTCATCTGCAAGTTCATTCATTATTTCTTCACTGTGTCCATGCTGGTCAGTATTTTCACCTTGTCCGCGATGTCCGTGGACCGCTACGTGGCCATCGTCCACGCCAGGAAATCCTCGTCGATCCGGGTGGGGAGGCACGCCATGCTCGGAGTGGTGCTCATCTGGATCCTGTCTTTGGTCATGGCAGCGCCCGTTGCGCACTACCAGAGCATCGTGGAGAGGGAGGACAACAACACCTTTTGCTGGGAGGTTTGGCCGGATCACCAGAGGAAAGTTTACGTGATGTGCACTTTTGTTTTCGGATACCTGCTGCCACTCACTTTGATCTCTGTCTGCTATGCAAAG GTTTTAAACCATCTGCGCAAAAAGCTGAAGAATGTCTCCAAAAAATCAGAGCTCTCCAAAAGGAAG ACTGCTCAGACCGTCCTGGTGGTGGTCGTGGTCTTCTGTCTGTCGTGGTTGCCTCACCACATCGTCCACCTGTGGGTGGAGTTTGGCTCTTTCCCCCTGAACCAGGCCTCCTTCGTCTTCAGGATGCTGGCTCACTGCTTGGCCTACAGCAACTCCTCTGTCAACCCCATCATCTACGCCTTCCTGTCGGAGAACTTCAGGAAGTCCTACAAGCAGGTTTTCTGGTGCCGGCTGCCCAGCAAGTGTCCTGTGAACGACACCAGGGAGCTCCGCAGCAGGATGGAGACGGCACCGTCCACTAACATCAGTGTGGCTTATAAAGGTCATGAGTCTCAGATCAGTAAAATGCTTTGa